The nucleotide window TTCCGCCATCATGCCGTTGCCGCCTTGCGGGCCGGCGAGCCCGACTTGTCCGGGCCCGCAAGTGCGGGGGAGGAGACGCAGATGCGGTTCGAGGGATTGTCCAGCGACCATGGACGGCTGACACCGCTCAGCTGTTCTGCGACAGCGAGGCCCGCCTGAATGCCATCCTCGTGGAAGCCATAGCCGAAATAGGCGCCGCAGAACCAGGTGCGCCGGTTGCCCTGCAGTTGCCAGATCTTCTTCTGGGCTTCGATCGCCTGCATGGAAAAGACCGGGTGATGGTAGAGCTGGGTGCGCAGAACGGTGCCTTCTGCCGGTTGCGCAATGGGGTTGAGTGTGACGAACAGATCGTCCTTTGTGGCCAGCGGTTGCAGCTTGTTCATCCAGTAGGTCACACAAAGCCGTGGGTCGGTGTCTTCCGCGTCGGAGCGGGTGCTGCTATCCTGAATATAGTTCCAACTGGCCCATGCGGCCCGGCGGCGCGGCATCAGGGACTGATCCTTGTGCAGGATGGCGAGATTCTTGTGATAGGGAATGGCAGCCAGAGTGTTGCGCTCTTGCTCGTCGATGTCGCCCTGTCCCGCACCAAGGATCTGTAGCGCCTGATCGGCGTGGCAGGCCAATACGACATGGTCATAGCGCTTTTCCAGCCCCTGACGCGTGCGGATGGTCACCGAGCCGGGGCGACGGTGCAGCTCCGTGATCGCCTGGTTGAGGTGAATGTCACCCGAGACGAGCGCCGCGATCTTTTCGACATAGCGCTTTGAACCGCCGGGGATGGTGCGCCACTGCGGCCGGTTGCGAAACTGCACGAGGCCATGGTTGACGGAAAAGCGCATGAAGGCCTCGAAGGGAAACTTCATCATCTCTTCGGAAGGGATGCACCAGATTGCCGCGCCCATGGGCACCAGATGATCGTGGATGAAGGCATCCGAATAGTGGTTGGCCTTGAGATAGGCCTCAAGCGTCATGGATTTTGCATCCTGCTGACCGGAGGCGGGAGAGAGAATGTCGCGCGGTGCTTCCATGTAGAAGCGTCGGATGTCGGTCAGCATTCTCAGGAAGCGCGGGTTGAGGGCATTGGATGGCTTGGCGAAAAGCCCCTTGAGACCCTGGCCGCTATATTCCTGATCGCTGTCGCGCAGCGAGGCGGAGAAGGACATGTCCGATGCTGCCGTGTCGACCTGGAGATGATCGAACAGGCGGGTGAGATTGGGGTAGGTCTGCTCATTGTAGACGATGAAACCGGTGTCCACATCCACCGATCCGTCGGACGTCATGACCTTTTGGGTGTTGGCGTGGCCGCCGAGCCGGTCGTCCTTCTCGTAAATGTCGACGGTATGGTGCCGCGACAGAAGCCAGGCCGCCGAGAGGCCAGAAATCCCTGATCCGATAACTGCAATCTGCATGGTGAACTCCGCGATTTTTCTTCTTGTTCGTATGAGCCGTGCAAGTGGATCACATCCGATGGGCGATGATTTTTCATCCTACACCAGATTTTTTCACGATCAGGTCTGACTTTCTGTGATCCGTTTTTTCCCTTAATCAGTAGAAGACATGAGACCAATTTTTGGATGGATTTAACAATGACAATGGTGCAAGCTCACTGCAAAAGTTCAAAGGGAGGCGGGAGTATGACCGCTGGCCAGCTCAGTGCCTTGCTTGTTGCGTTGGGGGAAACGCATGATCGGGATGCCTTCCGGCAGTTGTTCGATCATTTCGCGCCCCGCCTGAAAAGTTTCTATCTCAAAGCCGGAACCAGTCCGCAGATGGCCGAAGAGCTGGTTCAGGAAACCTTCACCCAGATCTGGCGCAAGGCCCATCTCTACACCCCGGAGAAGGCCGCTGCCTCGACCTGGATCTTCACCATTGCGCGCAATCAGCGCATCGATCGGCTGCGCTCGGAAAAGAGCTTTGTCTACAAGGATCAGGCCTATTTCGCGGCGGAACTTGTATCGGACGAAGCCCAGACCACCGAGGTGCATCGCAACGAACTGGTCGAGCGCGTGTCCAAGGCCCTGTCGCTGCTGCCCGGCAATCAGGCCGAAATCGTCAGCATGGCTTTCTATGATGACGCAACCCATGCCGAGATTGCCAAGACGCTCTCCCTGCCGCTTGGTACGGTGAAATCCCGCATGCGACTGGCCTTTGCGCGCCTCAGAAATATCCTGTCGGAGGTGGAAGCATGATTCACCATCACTTGAGCGATGAAATGATTCTGGCCTTTGCCGCAGGTAGCCTTTCCGCGGGGCAGGCTATGGTTGTTGCCTGCCATCTGGATCTCTGTCCTGACTGCGCGGCTCGTGTGGCCGAGGCCGAGGTGATCGGTGGCGCGATGATCGAAGAGGTCGAACTCAGTCCGGTGGCTGATGAGCTGTTCGAGCAGATCATGCTGGATGTCAACGAAGGCCAGAGCTTTCCCGAGCCGGAAGCTCCGTTGGCCCCAGTTTCGGAACTGAAACAGATGCTGCGTGATCCATCCGGATTGCGGGTACCGCGTCTGCTTGCCAACATGATCGGCAATGACTTCGATGCCGTCCGCTGGCGCACCGCCGGGCCGGGGATCAAGCAGTATCTCTTGCCCCTGCAGGGCTCGGAAGGCGAGAAGGTGCGGCTTCTGAAGCTGTCGCCGGGCTTTGTGACGCCCGATCACAGTCACCATGGCAGCGAGCTGACACTGGTGCTCAAGGGCTCTTTCTCCGATGACACCGGCCGCTATCGGGTTGGTGATATTCAGGATGTCGAGGAAGATATGCATCATCAGCCGATTGCAGACACCGAAGAGGATTGCATCTGTCTGGTCTGCACCGACGCTCCGCTTGAGTTCAAGGGTGTGATCACCCGTCTGTTGCAGCCGATCATCGGCATCTGATGCGGGCTGTTGCTGGTTTGATAATCGGACATTGTTATGGAACATATTTTTCCAAACGCGGGTGGCGCGGGAGATTTCAGCGTGCTGATCTGGTCGCTGGCTTGGCAGTCTTGTGCGCGTTTCCCTCGGTTGTGCAAGAACCCGTCCGGCATGAAGCTCAACATGATGTTCTACAGGGAGATTGAGCCATGAGCGACATTGCCATTCACTGGTTTAGGCAGGATTTGCGACTGTCCGACAATCCGGCTCTGTGCAAGGCAATCGAGCAGGGTGCCGTGTTGCCGGTCTATATTCTCGATGACGAGAATGCCGGGCGCGACGCCATGGGCGGGGCGAGCCGCTGGTGGTTGCATGAGGCCCTGTCAGCGCTCAATGAACAGCTCGGCGGGCATCTGCGCCTCTTCAGAGGAGATGCCCGCATCATTGTTCCGGCTCTGGTAGAGGCCTATGGTGCACGTTCAGTGAACTGGACGCGCTGCTATGAGCCTTGGCGGGTGAAGCGGGATAAGGAGATTGCTGCTCGTCTCGAAGCCATGGGATGTGCCAGCGTTTGCGTCAATGGATCGCTGTTGTGGGAGCCGTGGGCGATCCGCAAGCAGGACGGTGGACCCTACAAGGTGTTCACCCCCTTTTTTCGCAAGGGCTGCCTGCAGGCTCCGCCCCCGGCAACCCCCATGGATGCGCCGGAGAGCATTGTCTTTGCCAATGCGAAGGCGGATGATGGTGCCGTGACGCTCGAAGGCCTCGGCCTGCTTTCGGATATCCCCCCATGGCACAAGCAGATGGAGCCTCATTGGGAGATCGGCGAGGGCGGGGCTCAGAAGGCGCTGGGGCGCTTTCTGGATGAGGGGTTGCGTGGGTACAAGTCTGGCCGCGATTTCCCCTCACGGCCCAACGTGTCGCGCCTGTCGCCCTATCTGCATTGGGGGCACATTTCTCCCCACCGGATCTGGCACGCGCTGGAGGCGCTTGAGGGCGATGGTATCCCCGCCTCGGATATGGACCATTTTCGCAGCGAGCTCGCCTGGCGCGAGTTTTCCTATTCGCTGCTCTATTACAACGAAGAGCTGACCCATGTGCCGCTTCAGTCGAAATTTGCCGGCCTTGAATGGCGCGATGACCCCGAGGCGCTTGCTGCCTGGCAGAAGGGGCAGACGGGTATTCCGATTGTCGACGCGGGCATGCGCGAGCTTTGGCAGACCGGCTACATGCACAATCGGGTGCGGATGATCGTTGCGTCTTTCCTGATCAAGAATCTGCGCACGGACTGGCGGCTCGGTGAGGCGTGGTTCTGGGATACGTTGGTGGATGCGGATCTGGCCAACAATGCGGCGAGCTGGCAATGGGTGGCAGGCTGTGGTGCCGACGCGGCACCCTATTTCAGGATTTTCAATCCGGTGTTGCAGGCCGGGAAGTTCGATCCCGATGGCCTCTATATCCGCGCCTATGTGCCGGAGCTCTCGCGATTGCCGAACAAATATCTGTTTCAGCCATGGACTGCCCCCAAG belongs to uncultured Cohaesibacter sp. and includes:
- a CDS encoding FAD-dependent oxidoreductase; protein product: MQIAVIGSGISGLSAAWLLSRHHTVDIYEKDDRLGGHANTQKVMTSDGSVDVDTGFIVYNEQTYPNLTRLFDHLQVDTAASDMSFSASLRDSDQEYSGQGLKGLFAKPSNALNPRFLRMLTDIRRFYMEAPRDILSPASGQQDAKSMTLEAYLKANHYSDAFIHDHLVPMGAAIWCIPSEEMMKFPFEAFMRFSVNHGLVQFRNRPQWRTIPGGSKRYVEKIAALVSGDIHLNQAITELHRRPGSVTIRTRQGLEKRYDHVVLACHADQALQILGAGQGDIDEQERNTLAAIPYHKNLAILHKDQSLMPRRRAAWASWNYIQDSSTRSDAEDTDPRLCVTYWMNKLQPLATKDDLFVTLNPIAQPAEGTVLRTQLYHHPVFSMQAIEAQKKIWQLQGNRRTWFCGAYFGYGFHEDGIQAGLAVAEQLSGVSRPWSLDNPSNRICVSSPALAGPDKSGSPARKAATA
- a CDS encoding sigma-70 family RNA polymerase sigma factor, which translates into the protein MTAGQLSALLVALGETHDRDAFRQLFDHFAPRLKSFYLKAGTSPQMAEELVQETFTQIWRKAHLYTPEKAAASTWIFTIARNQRIDRLRSEKSFVYKDQAYFAAELVSDEAQTTEVHRNELVERVSKALSLLPGNQAEIVSMAFYDDATHAEIAKTLSLPLGTVKSRMRLAFARLRNILSEVEA
- a CDS encoding ChrR family anti-sigma-E factor gives rise to the protein MIHHHLSDEMILAFAAGSLSAGQAMVVACHLDLCPDCAARVAEAEVIGGAMIEEVELSPVADELFEQIMLDVNEGQSFPEPEAPLAPVSELKQMLRDPSGLRVPRLLANMIGNDFDAVRWRTAGPGIKQYLLPLQGSEGEKVRLLKLSPGFVTPDHSHHGSELTLVLKGSFSDDTGRYRVGDIQDVEEDMHHQPIADTEEDCICLVCTDAPLEFKGVITRLLQPIIGI
- a CDS encoding deoxyribodipyrimidine photo-lyase, which codes for MSDIAIHWFRQDLRLSDNPALCKAIEQGAVLPVYILDDENAGRDAMGGASRWWLHEALSALNEQLGGHLRLFRGDARIIVPALVEAYGARSVNWTRCYEPWRVKRDKEIAARLEAMGCASVCVNGSLLWEPWAIRKQDGGPYKVFTPFFRKGCLQAPPPATPMDAPESIVFANAKADDGAVTLEGLGLLSDIPPWHKQMEPHWEIGEGGAQKALGRFLDEGLRGYKSGRDFPSRPNVSRLSPYLHWGHISPHRIWHALEALEGDGIPASDMDHFRSELAWREFSYSLLYYNEELTHVPLQSKFAGLEWRDDPEALAAWQKGQTGIPIVDAGMRELWQTGYMHNRVRMIVASFLIKNLRTDWRLGEAWFWDTLVDADLANNAASWQWVAGCGADAAPYFRIFNPVLQAGKFDPDGLYIRAYVPELSRLPNKYLFQPWTAPKDVLAEAGVRLGDTYPLPIVDLKASRDAALEAYHALG